The genomic interval TGCAGGACAAGATTTATCTTCAGGTGATGTGGCGATACCTAGGACAGGCGTCGTTTCCCAAGACGAATGCTGATTACGAGACCCACCTAGATGCTGTGGCCTCCTATATTAATGCGTGGGATCAGCAAGCGTACGTGCAGCGATTTATTGCAGAAACGCGCGATCGCCCTCGATTAGGAAAAGCCGTCAATATTCCGATTGAATTAGGCGATCGCGCTTCGGAATGGATTCTATAAATTCTTGATGAGGATGGAATCTCCCAACCGTGAAGCGGAATGAAGGGCAGGACTCCCTACCAGAGTTGGGCACCTCGTTGCTTCGCATTCCGTCTGATCGATCAGTAAGACCTCTGATATTACCGTTGAGCCATCCGCAAAGTCGCGTAACCCCACTGACGATCCGAAAATAAATGAACTACCCCGCCGCAAGCGGACGGGGTATCAGAATCAAAAAAGAGCAAGTT from Synechococcales cyanobacterium T60_A2020_003 carries:
- a CDS encoding DUF3067 family protein, which encodes MTGHDLRQLILQKWGRAYDVQLRKVQDKIYLQVMWRYLGQASFPKTNADYETHLDAVASYINAWDQQAYVQRFIAETRDRPRLGKAVNIPIELGDRASEWIL